The following coding sequences lie in one Montipora foliosa isolate CH-2021 chromosome 11, ASM3666993v2, whole genome shotgun sequence genomic window:
- the LOC137977780 gene encoding organic cation transporter protein-like: MSLEEEESKMEVLAPARKSSQLQFDGLLSMVGGFGRYTFLLYAFMSAVSIPIGLQQLVQVFYGATPKNFTCVSLSSSQINESCQVRKCCSDCVKYDFSGHLTSAVTEWDLICDRKHLKAATQSVYMAGLLIGSVALGTLSDHLGRKTGVFLSIFLMSVSGTVSAVADCLSLFSLFRFLAGAGTAGCLLVRFVYCMEIVHINQRTAGGMVNNMFVSLGFILLSLLAYLIREWRYLMLAVSLSGVPLLLCWWYIPETPRWLIAKNRLEEAHQLLLNYAKKNGKQVDSTQLKHAIQEFKKEVDKNRCETRKSYGILDMIRTTKLRKRTIICGFNWFVNALVFFGISLNVGNLAGDMYLNFFILSIVELPGSLLMWFFMARFGRRITYASFMVFGGLAGILVIAVPSDEGYRHIVTALAVIGKACIVATFLCIYVFTVELYPTVIRNTGIGVCSMLARFGSIISPYIVLLADLPGMNKRVPLVIFGVMGLIAGVLALWLPETLYSPMPQTVEQAETWEEDYKIYCCGLNRKTNREAATEVLMKEREPSEDNIPTTDAHGNEEV; encoded by the exons ATGTCGCTCGAAGAAGAGGAGAGCAAAATGGAAGTCTTAGCGCCAGCGAGGAAGTCGTCGCAATTGCAATTTGATGGCCTTTTGTCCATGGTTGGTGGTTTCGGTCGTTATACGTTTCTTCTGTATGCCTTCATGAGTGCAGTGTCTATACCCATTGGACTGCAGCAGCTTGTTCAAGTCTTCTACGGCGCTACTCCAAAGAATTTTACCTGTGTTTCCTTGTCGTCTTCGCAAATTAACGAGTCATGTCAAGTGCGAAAATGTTGTTCAGATTGCGTCAAATATGACTTTTCTGGCCATCTTACCAGTGCAGTCACTGAG TGGGACCTCATTTGCGACAGGAAACACCTGAAAGCGGCGACCCAATCTGTATATATGGCAGGACTGTTGATCGGTTCAGTTGCCTTGGGCACTCTGTCCGATCACTTGGGGCGGAAGACTGGTgtttttcttagcatttttcTTATG TCTGTGTCCGGAACAGTATCCGCCGTAGCTGACTGTCTCTCACTATTTTCGTTATTCCGTTTCTTGGCTGGCGCTGGTACAGCGGGATGCCTTCTTGTACGGTTTGTGTACTGCATGGAGATCGTTCATATTAACCAACGCACTGCTGGAGGAATGGTCAACAACATGTTCGTCAGTCTTggatttattttattgtcattgCTGGCTTATCTTATCCGTGAGTGGAGGTACCTAATGTTAGCCGTGTCCTTATCAGGCGTACCGCTGCTGCTGTGTTGGTG GTACATTCCAGAGACTCCACGTTGGTTAATAGCTAAGAACCGTTTAGAAGAGGCTCATCAACTTCTCTTGAACTATGCAAAGAAAAATGGCAAGCAAGTCGACTCCACCCAACTCAAACACGCTATCCAGGAATTCAAAAAGGAAGTAGATAAAAATCGATGTGAAACCAGGAAGAGCTATGGGATACTGGACATGATCAGGACTACGAAGCTCAGGAAAAGAACCATCATTTGTGGCTTTAATTG GTTTGTAAATGCCTTAGTGTTTTTTGGAATCAGCCTGAATGTTGGAAATTTGGCTGGAGATATGTACCTGAATTTCTTCATCTTGAGCATTGTTGAACTTCCAGGCTCTCTCCTGATGTGGTTCTTTATGGCAAG ATTCGGACGTCGTATCACTTACGCATCCTTCATGGTATTTGGTGGTCTTGCAGGGATACTGGTTATAGCCGTCCCTTCTGATGAAG GTTACCGACACATCGTCACAGCATTGGCCGTTATTGGAAAAGCATGCATCGTGGCCACATTCCTGTGTATTTATGTGTTCACTGTGGAATTGTATCCTACCGTTATCAG GAACACTGGTATTGGGGTTTGTTCTATGTTGGCTCGTTTTGGCAGCATCATCAGCCCATACATCGTGTTACTG GCGGATCTTCCAGGCATGAACAAAAGAGTGCCGCTGGTCATATTTGGAGTCATGGGGCTGATAGCTGGCGTCTTGGCACTCTGGCTTCCTGAAACACTTTACAGCCCCATGCCCCAAACCGTGGAACAGGCAGAAACATGGGAGGAAGACTATAAAATTTATTGCTGTGGACTCAACAGAAAGACAAACCGGGAAGCAGCGACCGAAGTCCTCATGAAAGAAAGAGAACCCAGTGAGGACAATATCCCAACAACAGATGCCCATGGTAATGAAGAAGTGTAA